The following is a genomic window from Brevibacterium limosum.
AACACCGTGCTTCAAGAACGGGTGCATCCTGTGGCAAGCGTCACTCTCCGCCGATTTGGTCTCTCACCCGCTCGTGGGTAATATTGATCAGGCAAGCGGGGGTATGGCGCAGTTGGTAGCGCGTCTCCATGGCATGGAGAAGGTCAGGGGTTCGAATCCCCTTACCTCCACCGCTGAAGGGCCGGGATCCGAGTTCGGATCCCGGCCCTTCGTCATCCCCTCCCTCCCCCTGCTACCCGACGGGGGCCCAGCAACCTCGCGCGAAGTTGCTGGGCGCCGTCAGGTAGCAATTAGTGGGGGGATTCCAGGGTGAGCAGGTGGCGCTTCTTCTCCTCTCCCCATGCGTAGCCGGTCATAGATCCGTCCGCGCCGATGACGCGGTGGCAGGGAACGATGATGCTGATGGGGTTCTTCCCGTTGGCGGCCCCGACCGCCCGCGCTGCACCGGGACGTCCCAGCATTTCGGCCAGCTCTCCATAACCTGCCGTGCTGCCGTAGGGGATCTGCGTCAGCGCCTGCCACACCGAGCGTTGGAATGACGTTCCCTCTGCCGCCAACGGCAGATCGAACCGTGTGCGCTTGCCTGCGAAGTACTCCCCCAGCTGTTCCTCGGTGCGGCGGAAGATCTCCAGGTCGTCTTCCGGAGTCGGTTCGACGCCGAACGTTCTGTCGAGTCGAGCATCGATCGCTTCGGAGACCTCCAGATAGAGACCAGTGAGATTGACTCCGTCGGAGGTGAGCAGGATCGGTCCCAGCTCCGTGTCGAAGATCGTCGTATATACCGGCGCCGAGGCGGTCGGCAGGTCGATGGCGGCGGTGGGCTTCTGCGCGGTGTCGGGTTGGGCCGTTGTCGGCGTGGTCATGTCTGCGTGTCCTTCGTGTCGGTGAGTCATGGGTCGAATCATTCGTTCGTCTCAGTTGGAGTGTCAGGCTGCTGGGATGCGCGCGTGATGTGCCCACAGCAGGTGAGTGAGGTAGGAGCGCCAGGGACTGCATTTCATTGTGACCTTCTTCCAATCGGCAGGGGCCGCTGCGTTCTCATCGAGTTCGGCGATGGCCTTCTTCACACCGAGGTCGGAGTCCATGAAGACGTCGGGATCGCCGAGGGCGCGCATCCGGATATACCCATTGCTCCACGGACCGATTCCGGGCAGTGCCAGCAGGTTCCGACTCGCGTCCTCGCGGTCGCTGCCGGTGCCGAGGTCCACACTGCCGTCGGCCAACGCCTGCGACAGTGCGTGAATCGTCCTGATCCGACTTGCCGGCAGAGCCCAGTCCGATGCGGGTATCGCGGCAACCGCATCCGCGGTGGGAAAGACCCTGTCGACTCCGCAGAAGCTCAGCTCCTTCGGCAGTGATTCTCCTGCACCTGAGACAAGACGTTCCAGATGAGTGCGGGCGGCGGCCAAGGAGATCTGCTGTCCGAGGACTGTCCGCAAAGCCAGTTCGACAGGGTCGCTGTGGCCCGGCGAACGGAGTCCCGGATGTTCGTCGACGAGGCGGCGCAGGCCTGCCGATCGAAGGGTCTCGGCGATCGCCTCGGGGTCGGCATCGAGGTCGAGAAGGCGCCGGACCCGTGCGACGGCGCTGCCGAGGTCGCGGGTGTCGGCCAGGCGGATGCGGCAGTCAACGAAATCCCCTGGCCCTTGCCGCACCGTGATCACGGCGGAACCGTGAGCCAGCCGCATCGACCGGGTGTAGGTGCCATCCGACACGTTTTCGATTCCGGCAACGGCTCTTGCCTCGAGATATCCGAGCAGATGCGCGAAGTCGAACGGCGGGCGATACGCCAACCGGAGCACGACTTCGTCGGCCACCGTATGTTCGGCACCGGCACTGCGTAGCTGTCGTGGGCTGATC
Proteins encoded in this region:
- a CDS encoding methylated-DNA--[protein]-cysteine S-methyltransferase codes for the protein MTTPTTAQPDTAQKPTAAIDLPTASAPVYTTIFDTELGPILLTSDGVNLTGLYLEVSEAIDARLDRTFGVEPTPEDDLEIFRRTEEQLGEYFAGKRTRFDLPLAAEGTSFQRSVWQALTQIPYGSTAGYGELAEMLGRPGAARAVGAANGKNPISIIVPCHRVIGADGSMTGYAWGEEKKRHLLTLESPH
- a CDS encoding AlkA N-terminal domain-containing protein; this encodes MFTSDQCYQAVTSRDRRFDGMFFTAVRTTGIFCRPSCPARTPRRENVDFFVTAAAAADAGFRSCRRCRPDASPNSPQWDTRGDVVARAMRLIRDGAVDRGGVETLAAELGYSTRQLGRLIHAELGAGPLALARTERVRTARTLIEATAMPMSDIAFAAGFSSIRQFNDTFRTMYSISPRQLRSAGAEHTVADEVVLRLAYRPPFDFAHLLGYLEARAVAGIENVSDGTYTRSMRLAHGSAVITVRQGPGDFVDCRIRLADTRDLGSAVARVRRLLDLDADPEAIAETLRSAGLRRLVDEHPGLRSPGHSDPVELALRTVLGQQISLAAARTHLERLVSGAGESLPKELSFCGVDRVFPTADAVAAIPASDWALPASRIRTIHALSQALADGSVDLGTGSDREDASRNLLALPGIGPWSNGYIRMRALGDPDVFMDSDLGVKKAIAELDENAAAPADWKKVTMKCSPWRSYLTHLLWAHHARIPAA